The DNA segment TATTTTAATAAAAAAAAATGTTTAAAAACATCAAAATTATTGCATTTTTTACAATACTATCAAGGATATTAGGTTTTTTTAGGGATTTTTTAATAACACGATATTTTGGTGCTGATATTTATACGGATATGTTTTTCGTAGCTTTTAAAATACCAAACCATTTTAGGAGAATATTTGGTGAAGGTGCGATAAATTCTTCTGTGGTACCTGTTTTATCAAAAATAGATAAAGATAACCCAGAAAAAGCAAAAGTTGCTGTAGGAAACTTAATTATTATTTTTGGAACTATATTGCTTATCTTTACAATTATTGGCATAATTTTTTCAAAAGTCTTGATTTTAATTTCTGCACCCGGCTTACTTTTGGACCCTCATGTTAAAACATTAGATTTGCTTGTTAAGATCAATTTTAGCTACATATTCTTTATTGGTATGGCAATATGTTTTATGGGTATAATGAATAGCTATAACCAGTTTGGTGTTGGAGCTTTTTCCCCATCTTTACTAAATATCAGCATGATTGTATCTATATTAATTCTATATGATTTTTTTAAACCTCATATTTTTACTTTATGCTTTGGTGTTGTGCTTGGTGGGATACTTCAGATGATTTTTTCTTATTATGGCTTAAGATGGGGTAAAATTCCAATTCAATATACATTTAAAATAGAAGATTCAACAAAACAGATTTTAAAATTAATGTCAGTTACAGCAATTAGCGGCTCTGTATTACAAATTGGCGATATGATAGATACATTTATTGCAAGTTTTTTAAAAGTAGGTAGCATATCTTACCTTTATTATGCCAATATTTTGTTTCAGT comes from the Desulfurella sp. genome and includes:
- the murJ gene encoding murein biosynthesis integral membrane protein MurJ, producing the protein MFKNIKIIAFFTILSRILGFFRDFLITRYFGADIYTDMFFVAFKIPNHFRRIFGEGAINSSVVPVLSKIDKDNPEKAKVAVGNLIIIFGTILLIFTIIGIIFSKVLILISAPGLLLDPHVKTLDLLVKINFSYIFFIGMAICFMGIMNSYNQFGVGAFSPSLLNISMIVSILILYDFFKPHIFTLCFGVVLGGILQMIFSYYGLRWGKIPIQYTFKIEDSTKQILKLMSVTAISGSVLQIGDMIDTFIASFLKVGSISYLYYANILFQLPFAIVVLAISQATLPQLSKLDKAQLIENTNQLLKIILNLSIPITLYFIFFGKDLITIIFQHGKFTSSDTANTDIALTMF